A section of the Thermodesulfobacteriota bacterium genome encodes:
- a CDS encoding cytochrome c, protein MKRIKQCSIAAVLGCVLAACGHAPATSADSPNPAQMVRARCTGCHQVDGQGGTVGPSLNAIGARLDAEQVRQKLLNPPSGMPSYEGLPADQLDAIATYVAGLE, encoded by the coding sequence ATGAAGCGGATCAAGCAATGTTCGATCGCTGCGGTCCTGGGGTGCGTGCTCGCCGCGTGCGGGCACGCGCCCGCGACATCGGCCGACTCCCCCAACCCGGCACAGATGGTCAGGGCCAGGTGTACCGGCTGCCACCAGGTCGACGGCCAAGGGGGTACGGTCGGGCCCTCCCTCAACGCGATCGGCGCTCGCCTGGACGCCGAGCAGGTCCGCCAGAAACTGCTCAACCCACCTTCGGGCATGCCCTCCTACGAGGGCCTTCCCGCCGACCAGCTCGACGCCATCGCCACGTATGTCGCCGGCCTCGAGTAG